One genomic region from Pseudoduganella dura encodes:
- a CDS encoding acyltransferase family protein, which yields MRSEQLTYLDGWRGLAILLLLVGHYLPVPGVNMGAVGVRLFFALSGFLMVRLLITQRVPVGHFLRRRVARIFPAAYVYLAVVVLGCALAGMPVSWSELLAAATFTFNYFPGELGHAVLPVGHFWSLCVEEHSYLLLAGMAVAAGRSGSRMLLAVTLCMGISIVAGAWYVTHHEGRALTGMLLHTEIAAFTLFASVFLYLLIGQRRIAVPAPAWGAIFGAAMLTQWWSVPVLVQTYAGGLLFALAVNLLPSATPLVQRVLSWKPLRMLGLWSYSLYLWQQPAYLYGDGSWAQRLAGLALSLCLGVASFYLIEGPARRWLNRKWSGGDAPRPERIAA from the coding sequence ATGCGCTCCGAACAGCTCACGTACCTCGACGGTTGGCGCGGCCTGGCGATCCTGCTGCTGCTGGTCGGCCACTATTTGCCGGTGCCCGGCGTGAACATGGGGGCGGTGGGCGTGCGGCTGTTCTTTGCGCTGTCCGGCTTCCTGATGGTGCGGCTGCTGATCACGCAGCGCGTGCCCGTGGGGCACTTCCTGCGCCGCCGCGTCGCGCGCATATTCCCGGCGGCGTACGTGTACCTGGCCGTGGTGGTATTGGGCTGCGCGCTTGCCGGCATGCCGGTTTCATGGTCCGAGCTGCTGGCCGCGGCCACGTTCACGTTCAACTACTTTCCGGGCGAACTGGGGCATGCCGTGCTGCCGGTCGGGCACTTCTGGTCGCTGTGCGTCGAGGAGCACAGTTACCTGCTGCTGGCGGGGATGGCCGTCGCGGCGGGGCGCTCGGGCAGCCGGATGCTGCTGGCCGTCACGCTGTGCATGGGCATCAGCATCGTGGCGGGCGCATGGTACGTGACGCACCACGAAGGCCGCGCGCTGACGGGCATGCTGCTGCATACGGAGATCGCCGCTTTCACGCTGTTCGCCTCGGTGTTCCTGTACCTGCTGATCGGCCAGCGCCGCATCGCGGTGCCGGCACCGGCCTGGGGCGCGATCTTCGGCGCGGCGATGCTCACGCAATGGTGGTCGGTGCCGGTGCTGGTGCAGACCTACGCGGGCGGCCTGCTGTTCGCGCTGGCGGTGAACCTGCTGCCATCGGCCACGCCGCTGGTGCAGCGCGTGCTGTCGTGGAAGCCGCTGCGGATGCTGGGGCTGTGGTCGTATTCGCTGTACCTGTGGCAGCAGCCGGCCTACCTGTATGGCGACGGCTCGTGGGCCCAGCGCCTGGCCGGGCTGGCGCTGTCGCTGTGCCTGGGGGTAGCGAGTTTTTATCTCATCGAGGGGCCGGCGCGGCGCTGGCTCAATCGTAAATGGTCGGGCGGCGATGCGCCGCGGCCTGAAAGGATCGCCGCATGA
- a CDS encoding DUF4450 domain-containing protein: MSIRFAVTLACLLAGVGMGQGAAHAAPAYKPEAPSLVPNLQGRLDRPLRYRPEGADFVIDEGREFFNRPLYGGNTAFRVDGGDRPEFALYLPGRGGNLRLGVRTKGGTLWLHEARHVQTRYRPGELHYEIADGLLGPNGRIRVAAVAYAATEGLAVEIRGEGLAAGAELVFAFGPGNGQRGRRDGDIGTERVPIGEFFQFSPAFARGAKFDVSGHGFTVATAKATISMTMGTSVGTSVGTTAGAAPQVWKAPAGQWNALPTLLASAGIGAGDENVAVGRVPLGAAPVHLALQVVAREQPREQQVYREAGASDDSGKRQTLLPRFTPAELPQRFADATGHFARLRNHVRIETPDPYLDAAMGALNVAADAVWDDTQQAIMHGAVAWRTKLLGWRGPYALDALGWHERFRRNADAWTVRQDTSPVPGSPPPPERATNLARNEEGLHSNGDMSKSHYDMNIGFVDALLRHLLWTGDMDYALAAWPVLERHLAWERRLFRREFGPSKLPLYDAYAAIWASDDLFYNGGGATHTTAYNAWHNTMAARIARLIGKDPAPYEAEAAAIHRALREQLWMPERGAFAEYRDALGGRQLHPSYALWTFYHTLDSRVPTPFEAARMAADLDRHLRPIPVRGPGVPADRPYAVLPTTDWMPYSWSINNVVMSENLHTALAYWQADRAETAFALAKGALLASLYMGISPGNIGSMNYLDVYRRESQRDFADGSGVMSRALVEGLFGVRPDALAGVLTVRPGFPHDWHHARLAHPDVAVAWRRDGNHETWTVSQHGKRFRTLALQVPARAAEIAAVTVDGKPARWQAEAGAVGAPRLLVEVPLHAAVTIDIAWRGDAIEDARAAPAAAAPGNGFMRDGSTREGFTQEGFTQMRQGDFTWWRAAPSAPPPSACTLEGPGWTAGAPVRSRHVELAFNDRVTELFKPFKYLSPRSAHVTLALPAQGAGAWAGHVNELPVVDDAGLRALGGTLRLPNGLSFATPVAGANVAFTSLWDNYPRDTTVPLSGRAARAFLLMAGSTNHMQSRIDNGEIVVAYADGTTARTPLRNPDNWWPVERDYFTDDYQFPLCGALPVRVDLKTAMVRVPDPATFKGAGREAIDGGAATVLQVPLDRSKTLKSVTVRTLANDVVIGLMGVTLDR; the protein is encoded by the coding sequence ATGAGCATACGATTCGCAGTCACCCTCGCCTGCCTGCTCGCAGGCGTTGGCATGGGCCAGGGCGCGGCGCACGCGGCGCCGGCCTACAAGCCCGAGGCACCGTCCCTCGTCCCCAACCTGCAGGGCCGGCTCGACCGGCCGCTGCGCTACCGCCCAGAGGGCGCCGACTTCGTCATCGACGAGGGTCGCGAGTTCTTCAACCGCCCGCTCTACGGCGGCAACACGGCGTTCCGCGTGGACGGCGGCGACCGCCCCGAGTTCGCGCTGTACCTGCCGGGCCGCGGCGGCAACCTGCGCCTCGGGGTACGCACGAAGGGCGGCACGCTGTGGCTGCACGAGGCGCGGCATGTGCAGACCCGCTATCGCCCCGGGGAACTGCATTACGAGATCGCCGACGGTCTGCTGGGCCCGAACGGGCGTATCCGGGTGGCGGCCGTGGCCTATGCCGCGACCGAAGGCCTGGCGGTGGAAATACGGGGCGAAGGATTGGCCGCGGGCGCCGAACTGGTATTCGCCTTCGGCCCCGGCAACGGCCAGCGCGGCCGCCGCGACGGCGACATCGGCACCGAGCGCGTGCCCATCGGCGAATTCTTCCAGTTCTCGCCCGCGTTCGCGCGCGGCGCGAAGTTCGACGTGTCCGGCCACGGCTTCACGGTCGCCACCGCGAAGGCCACCATCAGCATGACAATGGGCACCAGCGTTGGCACCAGCGTTGGCACCACCGCCGGCGCCGCGCCGCAAGTATGGAAAGCGCCCGCCGGCCAGTGGAATGCGTTACCCACGCTGCTCGCCTCCGCCGGCATCGGGGCGGGCGACGAAAACGTCGCCGTCGGCCGCGTGCCGCTCGGCGCGGCACCGGTGCACCTGGCGCTGCAGGTCGTGGCGCGCGAACAGCCCCGCGAGCAGCAGGTCTATCGGGAAGCGGGCGCCAGCGACGACAGCGGCAAGCGTCAAACCCTGCTGCCACGCTTCACGCCGGCCGAACTGCCGCAACGCTTCGCCGACGCCACCGGCCACTTCGCCCGGCTGCGCAACCACGTGCGCATCGAAACGCCGGACCCTTACCTGGACGCCGCGATGGGCGCGCTGAACGTGGCGGCCGATGCGGTGTGGGACGATACCCAGCAGGCGATCATGCACGGCGCCGTGGCGTGGCGCACGAAACTGCTGGGCTGGCGCGGCCCATATGCGCTCGATGCGCTGGGCTGGCACGAGCGCTTCCGCCGCAATGCCGATGCGTGGACCGTGCGCCAGGATACATCGCCGGTTCCCGGCTCGCCGCCGCCGCCCGAGCGCGCCACCAACCTCGCCCGCAACGAGGAAGGACTGCATTCGAACGGCGACATGAGCAAGTCGCACTACGACATGAACATCGGCTTCGTCGACGCGCTGCTGCGCCACCTGCTGTGGACCGGCGACATGGATTACGCGCTCGCCGCCTGGCCCGTGCTGGAGCGCCACCTGGCGTGGGAGCGCCGGCTGTTCCGCCGCGAGTTCGGCCCGTCGAAACTGCCGCTGTACGACGCCTATGCCGCCATCTGGGCCAGCGACGACCTGTTCTACAACGGCGGCGGCGCCACCCACACCACCGCCTACAACGCCTGGCACAACACGATGGCCGCGCGTATCGCCCGGCTGATCGGCAAGGACCCGGCGCCTTACGAAGCGGAAGCCGCGGCCATCCACCGCGCGCTGCGCGAGCAGCTGTGGATGCCGGAACGCGGCGCATTCGCCGAATACCGCGACGCCCTGGGCGGCCGGCAGCTGCACCCCAGCTACGCGCTGTGGACCTTCTATCACACGCTCGATTCGCGTGTGCCCACGCCGTTCGAGGCGGCGCGCATGGCGGCCGACCTGGACCGCCACCTGCGCCCGATCCCGGTACGGGGCCCCGGCGTGCCGGCCGACCGCCCGTATGCGGTGCTGCCCACCACGGACTGGATGCCGTATTCCTGGTCGATCAACAACGTGGTGATGTCCGAGAACCTGCATACGGCCCTCGCCTACTGGCAGGCGGACCGCGCCGAGACCGCGTTCGCCCTCGCGAAAGGCGCGCTGCTGGCCAGCCTGTATATGGGCATCAGCCCGGGCAACATCGGCAGCATGAATTACCTCGACGTCTACCGCCGCGAATCGCAGCGCGACTTCGCGGACGGCTCGGGCGTGATGTCCCGCGCGCTGGTCGAAGGCCTGTTCGGCGTGCGGCCCGATGCGCTGGCGGGCGTGCTGACGGTGCGGCCGGGCTTCCCCCACGACTGGCACCACGCGCGCCTCGCGCACCCGGACGTGGCCGTGGCCTGGCGCCGCGACGGCAATCACGAAACGTGGACGGTCAGCCAGCACGGCAAGCGCTTCCGGACGCTGGCCTTGCAGGTACCCGCCCGCGCCGCCGAGATCGCGGCCGTGACGGTGGATGGCAAGCCGGCCCGCTGGCAAGCGGAAGCCGGCGCCGTCGGTGCGCCGCGCCTGCTGGTGGAGGTGCCGCTGCACGCCGCCGTGACGATCGATATCGCCTGGCGCGGCGACGCCATCGAGGACGCGCGCGCGGCCCCGGCGGCGGCCGCTCCAGGCAACGGTTTCATGCGGGACGGCTCGACCCGGGAAGGTTTTACGCAAGAAGGTTTTACGCAAATGCGCCAGGGCGACTTCACCTGGTGGCGCGCCGCGCCGTCCGCGCCGCCGCCATCGGCCTGCACCCTCGAAGGCCCCGGCTGGACTGCCGGCGCGCCGGTGCGTTCCCGGCACGTCGAACTGGCGTTCAACGACCGCGTGACGGAGCTGTTCAAGCCGTTCAAATACCTGTCGCCCCGTTCGGCGCACGTCACGCTGGCCCTGCCGGCGCAAGGCGCCGGCGCCTGGGCCGGCCACGTCAACGAATTGCCGGTCGTCGACGATGCCGGCCTGCGCGCGCTCGGCGGCACGCTGCGGCTGCCGAACGGGCTGTCGTTCGCCACGCCCGTCGCCGGCGCCAACGTGGCATTCACCTCGCTGTGGGACAACTACCCGCGCGATACCACCGTGCCGCTGTCCGGCCGGGCGGCGCGCGCATTCCTGCTGATGGCCGGTTCCACCAACCACATGCAGAGCCGCATCGACAACGGCGAGATCGTGGTGGCGTATGCCGACGGCACCACCGCGCGCACGCCGCTGCGCAACCCGGACAACTGGTGGCCCGTCGAGCGCGACTACTTCACGGACGACTACCAGTTCCCGCTGTGCGGCGCGCTGCCCGTGCGCGTGGACCTGAAGACGGCCATGGTACGGGTGCCCGACCCCGCCACGTTCAAGGGCGCCGGCCGCGAAGCCATCGACGGCGGCGCCGCCACGGTGCTGCAGGTGCCGCTGGACCGTTCGAAGACGTTGAAGAGCGTGACCGTGCGCACGCTGGCCAACGATGTCGTCATCGGCCTGATGGGGGTGACGCTGGACCGGTGA
- a CDS encoding DUF1349 domain-containing protein has protein sequence MQFATTAGSTLLCSTLIATTMFIHTARAGNMEKECSVKLPGIHFTKCLNDADRKATVAGDAVTIVAGAKQDYFNDPDDKLSNNTAPVLLTRVDNTRPFTFVARVAPQFKATYDAGALYLFVTEKLWQKFAFELDERGTTRIVSVRTIDTSDDANHDPVSDKATYLKLSSDTKTVGLYYSKDKTTWHLARLYRNSYPATVWLGLSAQSPLGDGSGTAFTAPVLTKESVKDFRLGN, from the coding sequence ATGCAATTCGCCACGACCGCCGGCAGCACGCTGCTGTGCTCCACGCTGATCGCAACGACAATGTTCATTCACACCGCAAGGGCTGGAAACATGGAAAAAGAGTGCTCCGTCAAGCTGCCCGGCATCCACTTCACGAAGTGCCTGAACGACGCCGACCGGAAAGCCACCGTGGCCGGCGATGCGGTCACCATCGTGGCCGGCGCGAAGCAGGATTATTTCAACGACCCGGACGACAAGCTGTCGAACAACACGGCGCCGGTGCTGCTGACCAGAGTCGACAACACCAGGCCGTTCACGTTCGTGGCCCGGGTGGCGCCGCAGTTCAAGGCCACGTATGACGCCGGCGCGCTGTACCTGTTCGTGACCGAAAAACTGTGGCAGAAGTTCGCCTTCGAACTGGACGAACGCGGCACCACGCGGATCGTGAGCGTGCGCACGATCGACACCTCCGATGACGCCAACCACGATCCCGTCAGCGACAAGGCCACTTACCTGAAACTGTCGTCCGACACGAAGACCGTGGGCCTCTACTACTCGAAGGACAAGACCACCTGGCACCTCGCACGGCTCTACAGGAACAGCTATCCGGCCACCGTGTGGCTGGGGCTGAGCGCGCAATCGCCGCTGGGCGACGGCAGCGGCACGGCGTTCACGGCGCCGGTGCTGACGAAGGAAAGCGTGAAGGATTTCAGGCTGGGGAACTGA